In Streptomyces sp. NBC_00341, the DNA window GACGACCCCGACGGGCCGCCGGATGAGCCGGTTCTCCTTGCCGTCCACCGGAGAGGCCAGAATCCGGCCGCCGGGGACCAGCGCCTGACGGGCGGCCTCGCGCAGGAACTCCTGGGCGGCGCGCAGTTCGTAGTACGCCTTGGCCCGGGTGCCGCCCAGCTCGTCGATGATGGCCTCGACGATCTCGTCGGCCAGTTCCTCGGTGATGCGCAGGGCCCGTTCCATCACCCGGGCGCGCTCGTACGGGCTTTTGGTGACCCAGGTCCGCTGGGCGCGCTCGGCGGCGCGGTAGGCGAGGTCGACCTCCGCCGCGGTGGCGATGGTGATGGCCGCGAGCTTTTCCCCGTTGTAGGGATTGAAATCGATGATGTCCCACGAGCCGGTCCCGGTGCGCCATTCACCGTCGATGTACTGGTCGGCCAGCTCGTGGAAGAAGGACATGCGATCCCTTACTGCAGGTGCAGACTCCTGTGGGGGTGTCATGGTACTGAAATATCAGGTGAGTTGGAGTAGACCACGGAGCAGATCGCGGCTCTCTTCAGGACCCGGGCTGTCCGCGTGGAGCCGCACCATCGCCTTTTCGTACTGGGCGACTTCCTCGGCCTTGTCCAGATAGAGCGCACTTGTCAGCTGCTCCAAATAGACAATGTCCGACAGATCGGATTCCGGGAACCGCAGCATCGTAAAGGAACCGCTCTCGCCCGCGTGCCCGCCGAAACTGAAGGGCATCACCTGGAGAGTCACGTTCGGCTGTTCCGACATTTCGATCAGATGCCGCAATTGCTCGCGCATCACCTCGCGTCCGCCGTACGGACGGCGCAACGCCGCCTCGTCCAGCACCGCGTGGAAGCGCGGGGCCCGCTCCGCGACGAGCGCTTTCTGGCGCTCCAGCCGCAGCGCGACCCGGCGGTCGATCTCGGCGGCCGGGGCGCCGCGCATGCCCCGGGAGACGACCGCGTGGGCGTAGCCCTCGGTCTGCAACAGGCCGTGGACGAACTGGACTTCGTAGATCCGGATGAGCGAGGCCGCTCCTTCCAGACCGATATACGTCTGGAACCAGCCAGGCAGCACATCACCGAAACTGTGCCACCAGCCCGCCACGTTGGCCTCACGGGCCAGGCCGAGCAGGGAGTCGCGCTCCACCTCGTCCGTGACGCCGTAGAGCGTGAGCAGGTCCTCGACGTCCCTGGCCTTGAAGCTCACCCGTCCCAACTCCATGCGGCTGATCTTCGATTCGGAAGCCCGGATGGAGTAGCCGGCCGCCTCACGGGTGATACCGCGCGAGTCACGCAGCCGTCTGAGCTGTGAGCCCAGCAGGATGCGCCGCACCACGGATCCACTCGACTCGCCTGCCGCCACTGGTCCAACCCTCCCCATCGCTTCCCTGGCATCGGGGCTCCCCCTGAACCCCAGGGGCGGATTCTGCCATCAAAACGCTTCAGCCCGTACTCATTCGATTACGGAAATGGGAAGACTTGCCCAAGACTCCAAAACTGCCCCGGGGAAGAAATGAGCCAGAACCGGCACGGGGTCGGACAGGTCAGGCGCGTGCACGTGCATCTGCCCTTGCATCTGCCCTGCGCATTCGGAACCATGGGCGTCGCGCACCTGCGTGCTCGTTCGTGTTGTGCCGCTGTACCCGAGTACCGCAGTACCGAGACAGCCGCGAATCCCGGGAGTGCCTCGCATGGGGACGAATGGATCGACGATGCTCGATTTCGAGCCGTTAAGGCAGGGGCTTCCCCCCATCGATCCCTCCGCCGTCTCCGGATCAGCCACCTGCACCCTGCCCGCCCGTTACGAGGCCGTGGGCGGGGCCAGGCAGTTCACCAGATCGACGCTGACGGGCTGGGATCTCAGCGAGCGGTTCGACGATGTCGCCCTCGTGGTCTCCGAGTTGGTCACCAACGCCCTGCGGCACGCGCTGCCCGCCGACGTCCCGCGCGAATCGCAGGACCCGCCGGTACGGCTGCACCTGATGCGCTGGACCTCGCGGCTGGTGTGCGCGGTACGGGACCCGAGCCAGTCGAGCCCGGTGGCGTCACAGGCCGCCGACTCCGCGGAGTCGGGCCGCGGGCTGTTCCTCGTGGAGTCCTTCAGCGATTCCTGGGGCTGGCACCCCTCGCCCGCGCTGGGTACGGACGGCGCCTGCGGCGCGGCCCTACGCGGAAAGGTCGTCTGGGCGCTCTTCCGGCTGTCCGACCCGGCGTGACATCCCGCCGGCCCCGACCGGACGCCGTCGCGCGCGACGGCGGGGCGCACCAGGGGCGCGACCGGGCGGAGTTCAGCCCTCCGCTATGAGGTGGTCGAACTCCCCGTCCTTGACGCCGAGAAGCAGCGCCTCTATCTCGGCCGGCGTGTAGACCAGCGCCGGCCCGTCGGGGTGGCGCGAATTACGCATCGCCACATCCCCGTCGGGCAGTTTCGCGAACTCCACGCAGGATCCCTGCGAGTTGCTGTGTCTGCTCTTCTGCCAGGCGACTCCGCGAAGCTCTGTCGCCGCCATGCCGTTGTACACGTGGTGCACAGGACGCTCCCCGAGTTGCAAGGTGCAAGTGTCAACTGTCTCGGATCATAGCTGTGTTCAAATTCCTATGCATGAGCGGATGCATGCGCAGATGCACGTGCACGGGCGGTGTTCCCTTGATTACAGCTTCTCGTGCGAGAGAACTCCTAAGAGAGACGGACGACGGGCCCGTTCCGCTCCGATTCCGCGAGTTGGCCGCCCGAAGCCCGTTGCGACCCACTGGTAGCTTGGTTGGCCGTTCGTCATCCAGGGGGAATTCCAGATGCGCAAACTCGTACGTACCGGTGCAGTTGTCGTCACCGGCCTGCTGACCGCGCTCGCGCTCACCGGCTGCGGCAGTGACAACGACAAGCCCGACTCCGACTCCGACAAGGGCTCCGGTTCCGCCTCTGCGCCGACGCCGGACCACAGCGACGGCTCCTCGACGGGCGGCGGGGACGGCGCGTCCGGCGGCGGACCCGAGGCGCTGGAGGGCGCCTGGGCCGGGCAGACCGACGGCAAGGCCGTGGTGCTGTCCGTCGCGCACGGCAAGGCCGTCGTCGTCGCCGACTCCCATGTCTGCTCGGGCAGCGCGAAGGGGACGGACAAGGTGACGCTGGAACTCAGGTGCGCCGACGGCGACACCGGCCGGACCGCCGGAACCATCGAGTCCAACGACGGAAAGACGGTCGTCGTCGCGTGGGACGGCGGCACCAAGGACTCCCTCGGCAAGACCGACGCCGACTCGCTCGAAGGACTGCCCGGCCTGCCGACCCCGTAACACCCGGCTCGGCAGCACCCGGCCCCCGCGACTCCCCGACTGCGCACGTCCTTCGGCCGCGACTCAGTCCCCCGGCCCGGCGGGCGCGCCGGGTGCCTCGGGCCGGGGGCCGTCGTCGTCCAGGCCCCGGGAGAACTCCTCCAGCGCTTCGAGCAGGAGACCGGCCCCGTTGCGCACGACCGGGTCCGCCGCCCCCTCGCGCAGCCGCTCCCGCTCGTCCCACTCCTCCAGCGCGTCCCGCACCTGCCCCCAGTCCGGCACCCGCCGCTCCCGCACCGCTTTCGCGCCCTGGTCCGTGGCCCGGCGCAACGCCTCGGCCAGCGGGCCGGCCTCCGGTACGGGGGTGGCGCCGCCCTCCGGGAGGTGTGCCTCCATCAGCATCGCGACCCGGCCCAGCTGGGACAGGGCGTGCTGGGTGTCGCCGGCCGCGGCGTGCGACAGGCCGCGGTGGCGCACCGGTTCGTGCTGGGCGGTGGCCACCGCCTCCTGCCAGGCGACCCGGGCCGCCCGGGTGCGCAGCAGCGCCTCGCGCACGTCGTCGTGGCCCCGCTCCGCCGGCTCCGCGTACTGGTCCACGACCGAGGCGGCGTACCGGCCGTCCTCCTTGAGCCAGTCACCGAGCCGGTTGCGCAGCCGAGGGGTCTCCCACGCCGGGTAGACGGCGTACGAGATCATCGCGAGGAGGCCGCCGCCGAGGGTGAGGACGAGCCGTTCCAGCACGGTCTGCGACCAGTCGTCGCCCGCCATGCCCAGCAGGAAGACGACGTACGCGGCGACGCAGGCCTGTCCGACCGAGTAGCCGGTGCGCATCAGCAGGTACATCAGCAGGGCGCAGACCACGGCGAGCGCGGCGGACAGCCCCACGCCCGGGTGGGCGGTCTGCACGATCACGGTCGCGACGAAGACCCCGACGACCGTGCCGCCGAAACGGGCCACGGAGCGTTCGTACGTCCGGGAGAACTCCGGCCGCATCACCATCACGGCCGTCATCGGCGCCCAGTAGCCGTGGCCGTAGGGCAGCACGGTGCCCAGCAGGTAGCCGCCGGCGGCGACGGCGGAGACCCGGATGGCGTGCCGCAGGATCGGGGAGCCGGGGTGCAGCTCGCGGCGCATCGAACCGAGCACGACCGGGACCAGCCGCAGCAGGGTGGGGCGCCGCTGGTGCTCGGTCTGCCGCCGGCCCCGGCTCGCCGTGATGGCGTCGGCGGTCTCCTCGGCCTGGGCCCGCTCCTCCTTGGTGCCGTCGCCCTCGGCCGCCTCGATCACGTCGGAGAGCAGGTCGGCGAGGCGGTCGGCGGCGCGCAGCGGCGGCC includes these proteins:
- a CDS encoding helix-turn-helix transcriptional regulator, giving the protein MGRVGPVAAGESSGSVVRRILLGSQLRRLRDSRGITREAAGYSIRASESKISRMELGRVSFKARDVEDLLTLYGVTDEVERDSLLGLAREANVAGWWHSFGDVLPGWFQTYIGLEGAASLIRIYEVQFVHGLLQTEGYAHAVVSRGMRGAPAAEIDRRVALRLERQKALVAERAPRFHAVLDEAALRRPYGGREVMREQLRHLIEMSEQPNVTLQVMPFSFGGHAGESGSFTMLRFPESDLSDIVYLEQLTSALYLDKAEEVAQYEKAMVRLHADSPGPEESRDLLRGLLQLT
- a CDS encoding ATP-binding protein; the encoded protein is MGTNGSTMLDFEPLRQGLPPIDPSAVSGSATCTLPARYEAVGGARQFTRSTLTGWDLSERFDDVALVVSELVTNALRHALPADVPRESQDPPVRLHLMRWTSRLVCAVRDPSQSSPVASQAADSAESGRGLFLVESFSDSWGWHPSPALGTDGACGAALRGKVVWALFRLSDPA
- a CDS encoding DUF397 domain-containing protein encodes the protein MHHVYNGMAATELRGVAWQKSRHSNSQGSCVEFAKLPDGDVAMRNSRHPDGPALVYTPAEIEALLLGVKDGEFDHLIAEG
- a CDS encoding FUSC family protein, which codes for MSWLRALKETARSGLTIERRRLEPLIAIRGAAGLALVIGVTLALFGPVVAAGAAFGAFQAAIATFQRSWRPRPVLALVSGASLAISTFLGYVTGSHLPLFMLLLVLWTFVAGLAWAAGPTGGIIAASNVAIMLVTITLPTSIAQAALHGAVIAFGGVVQAALIVLFPVRRWGAQRDALADALAAEADYARRLRHDPVAHFDPLPLMEARSAAAVTPRQARRRPAELHGSRGVAERIRPVLASLADPAMGVPAEGPERDRVRELLAAAGSLLDAAARAIRHGDPVRLPAPAVAALKTPDTGALLTGPPLRAADRLADLLSDVIEAAEGDGTKEERAQAEETADAITASRGRRQTEHQRRPTLLRLVPVVLGSMRRELHPGSPILRHAIRVSAVAAGGYLLGTVLPYGHGYWAPMTAVMVMRPEFSRTYERSVARFGGTVVGVFVATVIVQTAHPGVGLSAALAVVCALLMYLLMRTGYSVGQACVAAYVVFLLGMAGDDWSQTVLERLVLTLGGGLLAMISYAVYPAWETPRLRNRLGDWLKEDGRYAASVVDQYAEPAERGHDDVREALLRTRAARVAWQEAVATAQHEPVRHRGLSHAAAGDTQHALSQLGRVAMLMEAHLPEGGATPVPEAGPLAEALRRATDQGAKAVRERRVPDWGQVRDALEEWDERERLREGAADPVVRNGAGLLLEALEEFSRGLDDDGPRPEAPGAPAGPGD